In Haematobia irritans isolate KBUSLIRL chromosome 1, ASM5000362v1, whole genome shotgun sequence, a genomic segment contains:
- the LOC142220878 gene encoding uncharacterized protein LOC142220878 codes for MSEVVENIGEQQNSAQSNEAAQPTEVTKNVEVDCPAQNEATTNIADGESSSMPKPAEESSSPVAENKKTPAKRTPSKRMSFIERAQKESEELVKNMGGSLEIEGGRRTRSSARGTPTRASAAATPPPAKKARTSPASGTSTPTKGRGRGRKLDISVDAVDDEENEEVKATPSKKKTPAKAKGKTAAKDEVKEENETSTEHKDDQKETTEESTPSGDVVEKVSEDKVDAEVTSKSADDNMETSETKVEEKIVVNTETADQSEEKVVEGNTTKETVVETPSEEKVTPPHEDSTDAALPSVPEETQSQASAVAEDTKKSEDVVVLQSDSDDSPMGSDEVELVENVEKETVSQAPAAIAPTTETVQSNNSEPSSTVVDLQNSAPEPMEVDSSSASEDVVDKMSDDVTIVENKSQVSEANAVTCNAESKANEEVIKENSIDTAVVAEATSNSTAENVESAPTPTIVNNNAEETTPAANKNSENDLCEPKIATSPQITTAATDNNTSVTTTPQTCN; via the exons ATGTCCGAAGTTGTTGAAAATATTGGTGAACAACAAAATAGCGCGCAATCGAATGAGGCAGCGCAGCCAACAGAGGTTACGAAAAACGTTGAAGTTGATTGTCCCGCTCAAAATGAAGCAACTACCAACATTGCTGACGGGGAATCTTCATCAATGCCAAAACCGGCTGAAGAGTCATCATCACCAGTTGCGGAGAACAAAAAGACTCCC GCCAAGCGAACACCTTCCAAACGTATGTCATTCATTGAACGTGCTCAAAAAGAAAGTGAAGAATTGGTGAAAAATATGGGAGGAAGTCTTGAAATAGAAGGAGGTCGTAGAACACGTTCCAGCGCAAGAGGAACACCTACAAGAGCTTCTGCAGCAGCTACTCCACCACCAGCTAAAAAGGCTCGTACTTCACCCGCTAGCGGTACATCAACACCTACTAAAGGCCGCGGCCGTGGACGGAAATTGGACATTTCCGTGGACGCGGTGGATGATGAAGAAAATGAGGAAGTCAAAGCTACACCAagtaaaaagaaaacaccagctaaAGCTAAAGGTAAGACGGCCGCTAAAGACGAAGTCAAGGAAGAAAATGAAACCTCCACAGAACACAAGGACGACCAAAAG gAAACAACCGAAGAATCTACACCAAGTGGGGATGTTGTAGAGAAGGTATCGGAGGATAAGGTCGATGCCGAAGTAACTTCAAAATCGGCAGATGACAACATGGAAACATCTGAAACAAAAGTTGAAGAGAAAATTGTTGTAAATACAGAAACTGCTGATCAATCGGAGGAGAAGGTAGTGGAGGGGAATACTACCAAAGAAACTGTTGTTGAGACACCATCAGAAGAAAAGGTAACACCACCGCATGAAGATTCCACAGATGCAGCCTTGCCATCCGTTCCAGAAGAGACACAAAGTCAGGCTTCCGCTGTCGCTGAAGATACAAAGAAATCCGAAGATGTTGTCGTCCTACAATCCGATTCAGATGATAGCCCGATGGGATCCGATGAAGTTGAACTAgtggaaaatgttgaaaaggAAACTGTGTCACAAGCACCAGCAGCAATTGCACCAACTACTGAGACAGTACAATCGAATAACTCTGAGCCATCATCTACCGTTGTCGATTTACAGAATAGCGCTCCTGAACCAATGGAAGTTGATTCCAGCTCAGCAAGCGAAGATGTCGTAGATAAAATGTCGGACGATGTAACAATAGTGGAAAATAAATCACAGGTATCAGAAGCTAATGCAGTAACATGCAACGCCGAAAGTAAAGCTAACGAAGAAGTCATCAAAGAGAATTCTATTGATACCGCTGTCGTTGCTGAAGCCACTAGCAATTCAACTGCTGAAAATGTTGAATCTGCGCCGACACCAACTATTGTAAATAATAATGCGGAGGAAACTACACCTGCAGCTAATAAAAATAGCGAAAATGATTTAT gtgAACCAAAAATTGCAACTTCTCCCCAAATAACAACAGCGGCTACTGACAACAACACCTCCGTTACAACGACGCCGCAGACGTGCAATTAA
- the LOC142238544 gene encoding sodium-coupled monocarboxylate transporter 2-like, translated as MESVANSFTFGIIDYIVFSCMLMISAGIGVYFGFFSKSKNTTDEYLMGGKNMKTIPIAISLVASQLSAIAIMSVPAENYTFGFGYICMVMAVIPVIPILNYIIVPVFYNNNISNCYEYLEIRFNKSTRRFITAAFVLSALLMLPVFMFVPSLAFSQVTGINIHVINTIVCSICIFYTMLGGIKAVVWTDVVQAGIMIGSVLLVGILGILKVGGFGKVIEKASEGGRFDLYFGFDPRVRTTVWGLFNGGILLWAGHIGLNQSCVQRIVSLPSLDKARRALNVAGIGILLIMSFNCFTGIVMFARYAGCDPILAGIVEKADKIMPFFVQDIVGHLKGMPGVFISCVFSAALSTMSATLNSLAGVVYFDYIKPFIRHTDNRANTIMRIFVVTTGCYCIAGGFVVEKFNSILQTILTIMAINAGAVVGVFLLGMLVPRVNGKVVLVSIAFSLTIMVWIVINAQMRFKSGLIKYDGLPTSIDKCENFNFYSLMKNSTNSTITSVMDDTALVTTAFSSNRPFSIYEISFYWYQVIGTALVWITAIPLSYIWKPKEDQKYNPKLYSPIIRRFLPQVSEKQMESVPLKMPIQTTNDGSTHISLSEQK; from the exons ATGGAGAGTGTGGCAAACAGTTTCACTTTCGGTATTATCGATTATATTGTATTCTCATGCATGTTGATGATATCGGCCGGTATCGGTGTCTACTTTGGATTcttttcaaaatccaaaaatacAACCGATGAATATTTGATGGGTGGTAAGAATATGAAGACTATACCCATTGCAATATCTTTGGTGGCAAG TCAACTTTCCGCCATCGCTATAATGTCGGTACCAGCAGAGAATTATACATTCGGATTtggatatatatgtatggtaaTGGCTGTAATTCCGGTAATACCAATATTGAATTATATTATTGTACCAGTTTTCTACAACAATAATATATCGAATTGCTACGAG TACCTTGAGATACGTTTCAACAAATCTACCAGAAGATTCATCACAGCGGCATTTGTTTTAAGTGCTTTGTTAATGTTGCCCGTTTTTATGTTTGTACCATCTCTAGCCTTTTCGCAAG tgACTGGTATAAATATTCACGTGATCAATACCATCGTTTGCTCTATATGTATATTCTATACAATGTTA GGTGGCATTAAAGCTGTTGTTTGGACTGATGTCGTTCAAGCAGGAATTATGATTGGCTCTGTTCTACTAGTGGGCATTCTAGGTATATTAAAAGTTGGTGGTTTTGGCAAAGTAATCGAAAAAGCCAGCGAAGGAGGACGTTTTGATTTATA TTTCGGTTTCGATCCTCGTGTACGTACAACAGTATGGGGACTCTTTAATGGAGGAATATTACTATGGGCTGGTCATATTGGTTTGAATCAGAGTTGTGTACAAAGGATAGTCTCTCTGCCAAGTTTGGACAAGGCCAGAAG GGCTCTAAATGTTGCTGGAATTGGAATACTTCTGATTATGAGTTTCAATTGCTTCACAGGCATCGTAATGTTTGCCCGCTATGCAGGATGCGATCCAATTTTGGCCGGG ATAGTGGAAAAAGCTGATAAAATTATGCCCTTTTTTGTACAAGATATTGTTGGTCATTTGAAAGGAATGCCAGGCGTATTTATCTCCTGTGTTTTCAGTGCAGCTCTAAGTACTATGTCAGCAACATTGAACTCTTTAGCCGGTGTGGTTTATTTCGACTACATAAAACCCTTTATCAGACACACAGATAATCGTGCCAATACAATTATGAGAATATTTGTGGTAACCACTGGATGCTATTGCATTGCTGGTGGATTTGTCGTGGAGAAATTCAATTCGATTCTACAAACAATTCTCACAATTATGGCCATAAATGCTGGAGCTGTGGTGGGTGTATTCCTCTTGGGTATGCTTGTTCCAAGAGTTAATGGAAAG GTTGTGCTCGTCTCCATTGCCTTCAGTTTGACCATTATGGTTTGGATTGTAATAAACGCTCAGATGCGTTTCAAATCCGGTCTAATTAAATATGATGGTTTACCCACTTCTATAGATAAATgtgaaaactttaatttctatagtttaatgaaaaacag cacAAATTCAACCATAACATCAGTGATGGATGATACAGCCTTGGTTACCACTGCATTTAGTAGCAATCGCCCGTTTTCCATCtatgaaatttctttctattggTATCAAGTTATCGGTACTGCATTAGTGTGGATTACAGCCATACCTTTGAGTTACATATGGAAGCCTAAGGAGGATCAGAAATATAATCCTAAGTTATATTCTCCAATAATCAGGCGCTTTCTACCGCAAGTTAGTGAAAAACAAATGGAAAGTGTACCCCTAAAAATGCCTATTCAAACGACGAATGATGGAAGTACACATATATcactttcggaacaaaaataa
- the LOC142220874 gene encoding V-type proton ATPase catalytic subunit A, with product MSLLKRFADEERESKYGRVFAVSGPVVTAECMSGSAMYELVRVGYYELVGEIIRLEGDMATIQVYEETSGVTVGDPVLRTGKPLSVELGPGIMGSIFDGIQRPLRDIGEMTSSIYIPKGVNVHSLSRSIAWEFSPTNVKVGSHITGGDLYGVVVENTLVKHRMLVSPRSKGTVRYIAPPGNYTMEDVVLETEFDGEVTKHTMLQVWPVRQPRPVIEKLPANHPLFTGQRVLDSLFPCVQGGTTAIPGAFGCGKTVISQALSKYSNSDVIIYVGCGERGNEMSEVLRDFPELTCEIDGVVESIMKRTALVANTSNMPVAAREASIYTGITLSEYFRDMGYNVAMMADSTSRWAEALREISGRLAEMPADSGYPAYLGARLATFYERAGRVRCLGNPEREGSVSIVGAVSPPGGDFSDPVTSATLGIVQVFWGLDKKLAQRKHFPSINWLISYSKYMRALDEYYDKNFPEFVPLRTKVKEILQEEEDLSEIVQLVGKASLAETDKITLEVAKILKDDFLQQNSYSPYDRVCPFYKTVGMLRNMIAFYEMARHSVESTAQSDNKVTWTTIRESMGNIMYQLSSMKFKDPVKDGEAKIKADFEQLHEDMQQAFRNLED from the exons ATGTCTTTATTAAAACGATTCGCAGATGAGGAGCGCGAGTCCAAATATGGTCGCGTATTTGCAGTATCCGGACCTG TTGTCACTGCTGAATGCATGTCTGGATCTGCTATGTACGAATTGGTTCGTGTAGGCTACTACGAATTGGTAGGCGAAATTATTCGTCTAGAAGGTGATATGGCTACAATTCAGGTTTACGAAGAAACTTCCGGTGTTACCGTTGGTGATCCTGTTTTACGTACTGGCAAACCCTTATCCGTGGAATTGGGTCCCGGCATTATGGGCAGTATTTTTGATGGTATCCAGAGACCTTTGCGAGATATTGGGGAAATGACAAGTTCGATTTATATACCAAAGGGTGTTAATGTACATTCTCTCTCACGTTCTATTGCCTGGGAATTTAGTCCCACAAATGTGAAAGTTGGCTCTCATATCACCGGAGGTGATTTATATGGTGTAGTTGTGGAGAATACTTTGGTGAAACATCGAATGCTTGTTAGTCCCCGGTCGAAGGGTACCGTACGTTATATAGCACCACCTGGTAATTATACCATGGAAGATGTGGTCTTGGAAACGGAATTCGATGGTGAAGTAACAAAACACACTATGTTACAAGTGTGGCCAGTGAGACAACCACGTCCTGTTATTGAGAAATTGCCAGCAAATCATCCTCTATTTACGGGTCAACGTGTTTTGGATTCATTGTTTCCATGTGTTCAGGGAGGAACTACTGCTATTCCAGGAGCTTTTGGTTGTGGCAAAACTGTTATCTCGCAA GCCCTATCCAAATACTCCAATTCGGATGTCATCATCTATGTGGGTTGCGGTGAACGTGGTAATGAAATGTCTGAAGTATTAAGAGATTTCCCAGAGCTTACGTGTGAAATTGATGGTGTTGTGGAATCTATTATGAAACGTACCGCTTTGGTAGCTAACACCTCTAACATGCCTGTAGCTGCTCGTGAAGCCTCCATTTACACTGGCATCACTCTCTCCGAATATTTCCGTGATATGGGTTATAATGTGGCTATGATGGCCGATTCAACATCTCGTTGGGCCGAAGCTTTGCGTGAAATCTCAGGTCGTTTGGCGGAAATGCCTGCTGACTCTGGTTATCCAGCCTATTTGGGTGCCCGTTTGGCCACATTCTATGAACGTGCTGGTCGTGTTCGTTGCTTGGGCAATCCAGAACGTGAAGGCTCTGTATCGATTGTAGGTGCAGTCTCACCACCCGGTGGTGATTTCTCAGATCCCGTTACCTCAGCTACTTTGGGTATTGTTCAAGTATTCTGGGGTCTCGATAAGAAATTAGCTCAACGTAAACATTTCCCTTCAATCAATTGGTTGATCTCCTACTCCAAATATATGCGGGCTTTGGATGAATACTATGATAAAAACTTCCCTGAATTTGTACCATTACGAACAAAGGTCAAGGAGATCTTACAAGAGGAAGAAGATCTATCGGAAATTGTACAACTTGTGGGTAAAGCTTCATTAGCTGAAACGGATAAGATTACACTGGAAGTTGCCAAAATCTTGAAGGATGACTTCTTACAGCAAAACTCCTATTCACCCTATGATCGTGTATGTCCCTTCTACAAAACTGTGGGTATGTTAAGAAATATGATTGCTTTCTACGAAATGGCCAGACATTCGGTGGAATCAACAGCACAATCAGACAATAAAGTGACATGGACTACCATACGTGAATCAATGGGCAATATAATGTATCAATTGTCCTCAATGAAGTTCAAG gatCCCGTTAAGGATGGCGAAGCCAAAATAAAGGCTGATTTCGAGCAGTTACATGAAGATATGCAACAGGCTTTTAGAAACCTTGAAGATTAA